Genomic segment of Odontesthes bonariensis isolate fOdoBon6 chromosome 10, fOdoBon6.hap1, whole genome shotgun sequence:
CAATATACCTTCCAAATTCGCCACAAAGAGCTTATACATCAGCTTAATTGGAGAGggttttaagccattttcacttTATGATTTCATTACACTGCATTGACCATACTCAGATATAATCAAAGGGGTTCTCAGTGCAGGGATCGTGCAGCTTTTGGATGTTAAGTTCTCTCTGTGGATGAAGGAGACCGGCGGGACACATCAAAAGCAGACGAATGCCAAAAACCTAGGTCTTGATAAGGATCCAGGGAGTCTGCAAAGTTCATCACACAGTATGAAAATGCTGAAGGAAGTGAACGGCACGCTTAATGATTTATTATACTCTGAGGTTTGCTTAAAGTCCTCAGCCTCCATGTCGGCTGATATTTTTGACTGACGATCACAAAGGAGGAAGGATCCCATAGAAAACCTCGCCAATGTGAAGAACCACAGTAATGGCATGTGAATCTGATTACCTGCCCATGCTCTGCCGCTGACGCCAGTGATCTTGTCTTAAGGGTTTAGAAAGATTTACAAGTAAACCCATCTGTTTCTCATGGGGAAGCCCACTCAACCCAAGTGTTACCGGATGATTTTAAACTGGATTGTAAGTGCAGGGAGGGACACTCATGTCCTCCTGATAACAACACTTGTTACAACTGACTGAGGTATAAAAGCTGTTTAAATGGTCAGAATCTTGTTGCTGAAGGATTTCATTAACACTAAAACGCGACTCGATTTCTGAAGCAGAAACATAATCAGGATTTAAGAAACAGTGAATCGGTTAAAGAACAAGGGTAGCCTTGCTTTTCTGAACTACTGCTTCCAATAGTTGGACATTCAATTAGATCTGAGAAGGGACAGTGGAGATTTCAGTAGAAATAGTAATATTATTACTTTAGTAATCTTTAGTGGCAAAAAGGAACCAGAAAGTTGCTCATTTGCTATAATGACTTCTGGCCTTTTTCTGAAGCCTACCTGCCTATTCAGTTTTCTATTTGCATCATGCTGTAGATTTTCCCTTTTGGATGTGTGTATTAATGTGTATTAATACATGTGAACAAATGAGCTGATTTATCTCCTCTTTATTAAACCCAACTTGAAAACTGTTCAATGTGTCCACACCCAGAGTGGATTCAGAGTGAATTGGTCCGAGGCTCCAGACTTCGCTACTCACAGCAGTGGACTCTGATCGCCGATAGCAACAACCACAAGAACATCAGGACCGCCCTCCCATCAGGACCATGTGCACCTATGTCTGGAGAGTGAGTTGGGCtgtgattttattattttatttttttaaacggtTTTAAATTTGTTATAATCAGAGAGCTTTAACGAAAAGCAGCTCAACAGCAGCTAACAATCACCTGCTCGACCTCGGGTGGTTTTACTTCTCATCTCGCTAGCATTGTACAAAATGGGCTTTTAGCCACAGCCTTTCCAGCCTGGTGTTCAGTGTAATTCAAACCAAACTGACTGCAGTTTGAAAGAGTTTTGATATCTGCTTTTCAGGTTATTGAGTGGATTCTCTCCCATTAAGGGCCTGAGGGCCGTTGTCAGGGAAACAGGCAGCCACCAGCTCCTAGAGGTAAGAAATATGGACCCTGACATCTCTGCTGAAGTCGTTGTTCGAGCACTTGAACAGTGTGTTGTTTATGGTTGTTGCTGTTTAGATATGGGACTGCCATGGCCTCAGAAAATGCCTCAACCTGACCGCCCTGAACATGCATGGCAGAGTGTATGATGACGGTCAGATGGATGCACACTTGTCCTCTGTGTTTTCCTTAACAATTATTCTTAGGTGTTTCTGTGCTTGAGTAAAACTTGTTTGTGTTGGTCTTTCCAGCCCAGTTTGGCTGTCTGTCGTGGTCGGAGTGTGAGAACAAACTGCTGTACGTAGCTGAGAGGAGCAGGAACTCATCAGCAGAAACACAAGACCGGGAATCTGCACTCAGAAAAGTATCAAACATTCCCAAGTGGAGACACGTAAAACTCGGAAACATGCATCCATGTTGAGTCGGTAACCACACGCAGAGGTGTTTGTGTCCAAACAGGACAGGAGTGTGTACTGTGAGGACTGGGGGGAGGCTCTGACCAACAGGAGCGTCCCAGCGATTTGCGTGGTGGATTTGCATAGCGGTGCAGTCAGAGTGCTGCAGGGTGTCCCGCTTGACGTCTCACCTGGACAGGTAAGGACAGAGAACCTTAGGTTAAGATAAGTGCAGATTCTTTGAATTATTTGATTCTTACTCATAGTGACAGGAACTATCTTTAGGTTGCGCCTCTGGTTCTTATTCAGCTCAGTTTaacatttgcatgtgtgtttgtcctCAGGCTCTTTGGGCTCCCGGCAGTCAGTCGCTGTTTTTTGTCGGCTGGTACCACGAACCCTTCAGACTTGGACTGAAGTTCTGCTCCAACCGCAGGTGACGGAGATGCCTTTTTGTTTCCTCACTCAGACTGAGACAGACCTCTCTTCAAAAGTGAAGAGGAACTTGAACCATTGGCCTCAGCGAAACCGTTTCAGTTTCGTTAGTAATTAGAGTAGAGACATGAAACATGAAAATTGTTTCCATTTGTGTATTACTACTTTAGTCAGATTCCAAATATTGCTCACAAGCTTAATTGCAGGTGTGTATAGTTTGGAAAGGAACATTTAGGTTGTTAACTGCCTGCCTGCACTCTTTGCTTCCTCATTTTACGTCTCTTCCTTTCTGAACTCTTTCAGATCAGCTTTGTTCAAACTCGACCTGAATGGACACTGTGGTGAGAACATTACCTCTGTTTCTCTGTTAATGTTTCACATTCTGTTCACCTGACCCCTGTACTGTACTTCCTGCTCCCTCCACACCAGAATGTCTGTCGGGGGACAATCTCTCAGTGTCCTGTCCCAGGCTAAGTCCGGACGGGTCCACGTTGATCTACCTGCAGGGTAAAGTGTTTGGTCCTCACAACCAGTGCCTCAGTCTGCAGCAGGTACTgtaggtttgtgtgtgtgggggttTGTGATTGTCCACATGCGTTCCCTCTGTTAACATCTGAATGTTGATCCTCCACAGTTGGACCTGAAGAGCAGGAAGACCTCCACACTGCTGGATGTTGTCAACAGACCTCAGACTGGTAGGTTAGTGTTCGTATCAGATGGGATGGCAGTGTGATGCTCAGACTGTTCAATTcttgaatacatttttcttcATGTTATTCATCAGCAGAGGCTCTCACTCATTATTCACAACTTCTGTGTTTCATCGTGGTTTTTTTGTAAAGCTTAGTAGTGTTGTGTTGATGATGCTGTTAGAAATGTTTAAGTTCACGATTGTTTACGACGCTTGAAGATACTCAAATCAGTAGAAATCACAAACTGTGGAGTACCTTTTAAAAAAGATGAAGCATGAGCTTTTTTGTGCGTTTCAGGTGAGTTTGCAGGTGTGTATGAAGCTCTGCCGCCCTGCTGCTGGTCTGCAGACGCTCAGAGAGTGGTGTTCAGCAGCGCCTGCAGGAACTGGAAGGTAAACGCTCACTGCCAGTACACACGTTTTCCTTGCTGCAGGCTCCTCGTCGGAGTTAAACAAGTTCTGCTTTTTCTCTCCATGACTCATTTGCTCCTTTCGTCTCTCTTTCAGAATCTCTTTATGGTTGACAGAAGATCAAAGAAAGTCACCTCCCTCTCTGATAGTAAGAGTCCTTCctctccatcacctcctcctctgcctcctcctcctcctcctttctctcttctgtcctcatctccatcacttcttttccctccccctcctcctcccaccCCACTCTCTCCTTTGCTCCCGCCTCCTCCTTCCCCTTTTTGGTCTTCTTATTCCTCTccaccccctcctccccctcctcaggCCTTccctttctctcctcttcctccacctaCTCCCCTGTCCCCACATTTTCCACCTCCCCCTTCTCCGTTCCTTCCATTTCCAGATCCTCCCCTAGCTTCTGAGTCCCATTTtcccctccctcctccccctccccctcctcttcctcctcctcttcctcctcctcctcctcctcttcctcctcttacATCTTCTTATCTTCATCAGGAGCACAAGAGAGAAGTGGAAGGTATGATAAGACCACCAGACTTCAAATCAGTGCCACATCTTAATGGggaaatttgaaaataaaagtcAAGTGAGAGTTACAGAAAGGCTAAAACAGTGAGCGTCAAAGATGACAGATAAATACTGCCATGAGAGTCATTGTGTACGTCCAAATCACAATGTAGTTGATCTGTGAGAATTAGCATTTAACTGAGACTGATTCTTCTCTCTTTCACCTCTTCCATGTGTCTTTGTTGTGTCTGTCGTCCTCCTCACCGTCTGTTGTTCTGTCTCGCTGTCTTTCTGCTGCAGATCTCTCTGGTCCTGACAGAGTTTTTGGCTCCTGGAAGCTGCTGACTGTCCAGCGGGACCTGATGGTCGTCTGCTGCTCCAGCCCAAACGCACCTCCCACTCTGGTCAGACAGCGCACATATACAAACACTGTATTGGTAGACAGTGTGATGCATTTTAAACTACGTTATtgggagaaatgtttctgttttattggccatttgtgtttgtgtgcagagGGTGGGATTCCTCCCTTCGGGAGGCGAGCCCGTAACCTGGCAAACTCTGCAGCAGCCCGCCACGACCTTTGACTTCTACTGGAAAATTCTAGATGTCACGCCTCCACCAGAGGAGGACAACAAACAGTATGGTGAGCTTTCAGTTTGTACTTAATTTCTAAGGATGAGGTTAAGCTCTGTTCTTCATACTGAAGCTCTGTGtgtctttgtctcatccagctGGTTTAGATTTTGGGGCTGTGTTGGTTAAACCGTCTCAACACCTTTGTGGAAGCAGAATACCTTTGGTCGTCTTCATCCATGGTCTGtgggctttttttctttctttcttttcttagaTTTAGAagggaacattttaaaatgtgcaTTATTGAAACATATATGATATTTTCTGCATTGGTTGCTCTCTCAGGCGGCCCCCACTCTCAGTTCCCTGCTGAATGGAACTGCACCACCGCAGGGTTGGTTAAACTCGGCTTCGCTGTGCTCATGGGTAAGATATGTTTTGTCTCCTGGTTTTTGTAAAACctgcacaaaacacacacagacactggCATCATTAAAGAATTACTTGGATAATTTTGAGGAAATATTTTGGAATGAAATCTCTCTGTCAGTGTGAGGCTGCCATCAAACCATGGAGACCCCTCGGGCCAGATACATGAAACTGTCTCTAGTCTAAAGCCATGCATATTTATGGTTGTCTTTTCTAAACCTCAGTCATTGTAAAATTATACGCACATGTAACCTGATTCTTCTTTAGAGTTGTAGCCACTCCTCTAATGAATCAGTTGGACTCCACTTGAAGAGATATGCCAGTGTCAAAATCAATCAAACCGCCCCATCTTTACTGAAAGTGAAATTGAGGTGAAGAAGTCATTTGGTGGTTCCAGTACTGGAGTCACAAAGTAAACAACTGCTGAATGAAAAAAGTAGGAATCAAACGATTGGGAAATTCTGGACTGATACCGATTGTGTTTGTCTAATCCAACAATATTTTTTTGGCCCAGCAAAGTTCAATGTGCATAAATCTGCTCATGTTCAGAACACAGTCGATGCAACACAACCGTTGGTTCATGTTATCCTATTTGGAAATATCCCATTTGCAGTCAAGAAACTAAATGCATCTATGCATcaccaaccaaaaaaaaaaaaaagtaacaaaaaaacaacaatactgtagaagtaaaacaaacaaacaaaaaaatcattcttGAACAAGAGGCAACGAAGATTAATCAGTTTACACATGACCAGCATCAGCCCATTTCCTCACAAAACTCAAGACAAAAGGttgtttttacttgaaacctAATTTTAACCCAATTTGGCCCCAATTTTATGAAACCTAAAGCAGAGCATGCTTAACTACGCAATAACTCACAAATACTCTAAATACGGGTCCTCATCTTAAAGTGATATGAACAAGGACTTCAAACAAGGCCCGAGGAACCATCCTGGTGCACGTCTCCTATGCACGGCTGCAGTTATTTATAGCACCCACAATTAAGTGAATTTATTCCCCATCTGTTATGAAAACTAACAATAAGAAACAAAACCTGAGAAGAAAAATCCTTGTAATACAGACAGAGTAAGATCCGTGAAATTGGTCGTGAGTTAAATTACGCCTCATGTCATTTCCACTTCACCGTATCAGACTTAAATTGCCCTGAGAACATGTGCACGTATGGTCTGAAAGATGTGTGAGGGGCACACATTCTCAACGCACAGTTTTCCTTTACAAGCACCAGTTTGTGTGCAGGGAAAGGCGGACGTATTGTTTTTGTGGTTGCTTATCATTTATGCATCTGGAATGTAGAATTTGCTCTGCTTTTGTGGCAAAGTGTGACTGAGGTACCATCAGACAACAGTGAGGCTTACTGTTGTCTATTATAATGTATCTTTTGTCAGAAATGCGTTCTGATATTCATTCTCATTGATGTTATTTTATCTTACTCTCTCTGCTCAGTGAACTACCGGGGATCCACGGGGTTTGGCCAAGACAGCATTCTGTCCCTGATTGGTCACATTGGAAGTCAGGATGTAAAAGACGTGCAGGTACTGGTTTGTCTTCCATCATCTGACGTTGAGTCCTGGATAGAATTAGGTTGGCAACAGATatcaaaatgagaaataaacGCGGGTGAATTCATCAGCAGCTCAGCATCTCCTTGCAAATGTAAGAAAATGATTGGATCTTACCGTCTTTACCCAGCGGGCCGTGCTTACCGCGCTGCAGACTGACACAACCCTTGACCCTAAACGCCTGGCTGTGATCGGCGGGTCTCATGGTGGCTTCCTGTCATGTCATCTGCTGGGTCAGTACCCGGACTTCTACAAAGCGTGTGCAGCCAGAAACCCTGTCATTAACGCTGCTACGTTACTTGGAACCAGTGATATTGTGGACTGGTGAGGGACACGCCGACACGTGACAGTCCACCAACACGTGATGTGCAAAGCTTTTGCCCAGCTGCAGCACATCCAGTCCACTCCATGCTGTgaacactgtttttttccctcactATCTCCAGGCGTTACTCCAGTGCAGGATTTCAGTTCTCTTATGACAACATACCCACAGCTGAAACCCTGGCTGCCATGTTGCAGAAGTCGCCCATCGCACACGCTGCTCAGGTCAGACACATTCAAGCACAGTTTAGATACCATCTAATGGCCAGAATATAGGACATGATTTACACATTATTAAGTCAGAGATCATTTCTACTGTGTATTTTACTAACCTGACTTAATAAATGCAAATCCATACTAGTAGTTTGAGAGAGATTATAGAGCTTTGTGTGCTCTTACAGTCTTACCAGGAGTGTCCTGTAGGTGGTGCTAAATCCATGTACCGGTACATTTAAATTTTCACAGGTCATCGCGTCAATTTTCCTAAACAAATTGCACTGCTGTGTCTAAATATATTACTTTAGGTTATATGGAAATAGGAATCTACAtgagtttaattaaaaaaacaattcaagCACATTGCGTTAACGTTTGTGTGTTATGGTGTGCAGATCAAGGCTCCGGTGCTGCTGATGTTGGGCGGCAGAGACAGGCGAGTGTCTCCTCACCAGGGTCTGGAGCTCTACCGAGTGCTGAAGAGCAGAGGTTCACCTGTCAGGTACAACAGAGATGAGGAGGCAAACATCACAGCCCTGCCACAGAGCCTTTAGGTCAACTCTCTGCTTCCAGCATGTCAAAAATAAGTAACTGCAATCTCATCAGGACGGATATTATCATTTCCTCTCCCAGGTTGCTGTGGTTTCCAGAAGATGACCATTCTCTGTCCAGGGTGGACACACAGGCCGACTGCTTCCACAACACCGTGCTGTGGCTGCAGCAGCATCTCTGAACACACAACCACAGACACTGGCCCTGTGATGAACCTCttttgctgctgctgagcaCTGTCAGAGATAGGCTGAATGGATTTATGATCGCCATTTCAAATTTTCTGCACGTCACTGCCTTTCAAATAAGAAAAACACCTTCTTTGTATTAAAGTGAagcctaattttttttaaagaaaaagaagaaaaaaaaacatgaatgcaTGAAATAAAGACAATCCAGCAAAGTCAAAGTGATAAAGTATCGATGTAGTCATGTTTGGAGAAACTCTCACTATTGCATTTAACTGTGtttcatttaattgttttatgcaataacaaaaacagaaaatgtttcACCTGCACCTGCCAAAATGGCTGAGTCCAAATCACTTTGTCTACCAACAATCTGGTTTGACACAGGGTTCACATTATGCAGTAAATGTAACTTCTGCAAGTGTCCAGCAGATGGCAGTGTCGCCCCGCTCCAATTAACTTGTATTTCCTGCCCTTACAAATGAGACCTCTTATGAAGCCGTGTGTTTGCACGACTGTTGTAGATATCAACAACGACGCTCATGAATACGTTAGTTCAAATGACTAAGTTAAGCCAAGCAGTAAAAAGAGTTATTTTGCTGCATCAACGGCTAGGTATtcacaaaaaagagaaatgaaagAACTTCAAATGTTAGTCATCTGTGTTACATATGAGGTTCTGTAACCAAACCACACACTGCTACTGCAGTGTTGTAAACCACCTGAAACACAAGCTGGAGCCTGTAAATGAGGCAGCTTTCTCATGGGGCTGCGTGAACAAACAGTCTACTGTAATCCAGACATTTAAGTCTAGAGGTATAAACTAGACTCAAGAAGCAATCTATTTGGATTTCTTGTCATGGTGATCTACTCTTGAGAAGAAAATCCACAGTTATCTGATGAGAACGTGGAGAGAGACATCATTTCTTTCTGAATCATTTCTGGACTTCCTCACCCTGAGTGTCCCATGCTGTAAAgccttatttctaaaaacaaaacatttatctTTCTAGATAAGAAGTGCACTGAGATAGTTGCTGGGGGAGCGGTGCTTGCTTGTCAGTTCTTTGGTGGCCTTGTTCTGACTCGATAGTGTTCACGAACGGTCGCACCACTTTTATCTCATGACCAGTGGGCATTCCTTCATTTGATACTGAATCCACAGATGCTGATTTTGAGAAATTAAGAACCCCACATGAAGCACTGATGTGGCTGATGTCTTCTGGAAGTCTCTCACTGGAGTCCCAGACACAGTGGCGGCATTAATTGTCCTCTCCACCAACACCCTGCTCTGCAGCCTTGACTGCAGCTGCTGCCTGATGAAGTCACTGTGATGTGGGTGTTGGGTGAGATCACCAATTTTGGGAGATTGAGGGAAGGATGGAGATTGTGCTGATGAGGAAGTGACAAATAAAGGGGAGAGGAGTGAGGCAGAGGCGAGCGGCTGTTGGAGACAATGAGCGAGCCAGATAGAAGGAGAGGTTCACGGCGCCCCTCTGTGGTATTCTGGCGTGTGGGCTGGGGCACAGAGATGAAGCATTGTCGAAAACTAGAGCCGGGGGAAAGACTAATGCTCAGGCTGGTTGTACGTAGGAGGTAGACAGACAAAGGGAGGAAAGACGGAAAGTGTGTTTTTTTGATGTTGGCGAACAAAGAGCCTTTTGGTGTTGGTTTGTTCTGGTGTTTCCCCTCTCCAGCCGGCCGCAGAGAGAAACTGACTGAGCAGAACACAGCAAAGCAGAGGTGGATGGGAACaagaagtaaaaagaaaaataatgataaGTAGAGGAGAGTCATATAACCTCTCGTCTCGGGACTTTTTCACACCAACAAATGTGGAATTCCGGCCCCAGAATGATGCCGTATTGAAGCTCAGGGAAGAGacaacattttgagattttattCTTGCTAAAAAGTACAAAGTTTTGCTCGAGTTGAGATTTTTGAGGCATCACTAAAACATGAGGATTCAGTGCTCTAAATACAATaacacatttagttttttttttttttttaaccctcccTTCATTGCTGTCTCAGGGTGTCACTACATATTTGACCCCgatcattcattcattagttgtatctaatatttatttattgtatccGTTCCCTTGAATTAAAGGAATAGTTTGAGTCTTGAAGCCAATGCCAGCAGCCGTTTGGTTTAGCATGACAGGAAACACGGGAAAGCAACCAGCCTGGCTTTgttgaaaggaaacaaaatctGGCTACCAGCACCTCTAAAGAATTATGTGACATGTTGTGTCTTGCTTGTGTGATCCATTAAAGGTAACCTAGGAGGCTTTTGACCTTTAATGGAGACATGGAGTTTAATCTGAGGAATTATAATCACACCCCGATGGAAGTTCCTTTTAAATTGAATAAGCCGGCAGTAAAGTTTAATATTTCAAACCTGGTTCTTCTTACTACTAGAGGGTATTGACCAAGCTTTTCTTAATTTGGCTTACCCAAAAAGCAGGATTAAAGCccaatttgatttaaaaagagaCCTACCGTACTGTTGCaatcaaaagaacaaagaaaaatgttgacTGCATTCAACTGGAATTGGTTGACACTGGAGTTGAATAACTGTTTACGTCATATAACTTGGAACTTGTTATTCCAACACTCATTTCCTGATGAAAAATTGTAAAAG
This window contains:
- the LOC142390709 gene encoding acylamino-acid-releasing enzyme → MESGQIIGVYGEVGGLPTPVSAHVSEEQLPEVRIYTVTAEWIQSELVRGSRLRYSQQWTLIADSNNHKNIRTALPSGPCAPMSGELLSGFSPIKGLRAVVRETGSHQLLEIWDCHGLRKCLNLTALNMHGRVYDDAQFGCLSWSECENKLLYVAERSRNSSAETQDRESALRKDRSVYCEDWGEALTNRSVPAICVVDLHSGAVRVLQGVPLDVSPGQALWAPGSQSLFFVGWYHEPFRLGLKFCSNRRSALFKLDLNGHCECLSGDNLSVSCPRLSPDGSTLIYLQGKVFGPHNQCLSLQQLDLKSRKTSTLLDVVNRPQTGEFAGVYEALPPCCWSADAQRVVFSSACRNWKNLFMVDRRSKKVTSLSDNLSGPDRVFGSWKLLTVQRDLMVVCCSSPNAPPTLRVGFLPSGGEPVTWQTLQQPATTFDFYWKILDVTPPPEEDNKQYAGLDFGAVLVKPSQHLCGSRIPLVVFIHGGPHSQFPAEWNCTTAGLVKLGFAVLMVNYRGSTGFGQDSILSLIGHIGSQDVKDVQRAVLTALQTDTTLDPKRLAVIGGSHGGFLSCHLLGQYPDFYKACAARNPVINAATLLGTSDIVDWRYSSAGFQFSYDNIPTAETLAAMLQKSPIAHAAQIKAPVLLMLGGRDRRVSPHQGLELYRVLKSRGSPVRLLWFPEDDHSLSRVDTQADCFHNTVLWLQQHL